In a genomic window of Bordetella petrii:
- a CDS encoding dodecin, protein MSNSHVYKQIELVGSSTKSSDDAVVQAIARASETLRNLDWFEVTEVRGHIKNGQVAHWQVGLKIGMRLEDGE, encoded by the coding sequence ATGTCCAACAGCCACGTGTACAAGCAAATCGAACTGGTGGGATCGTCCACCAAGTCGTCCGATGATGCCGTCGTGCAAGCCATTGCGCGCGCTTCGGAAACTCTGCGCAATCTAGACTGGTTCGAAGTTACCGAGGTGCGCGGTCACATCAAGAATGGCCAGGTCGCGCACTGGCAGGTCGGGCTGAAGATCGGCATGCGGCTCGAAGACGGCGAGTAA
- a CDS encoding imelysin family protein, which produces MRKLLYGALLAATLAAGVAQAAAEPKAVVQTYADIALAGYEDSLASAQALRAAVEALIEQPSAQTLQAARAAWLAARVPYQQTEAFRFGNPVVDDWEGSVNAWPLDEGLIDYVDASYGTESDQNAFYAVNVIANSKISVGGKTIDATTITPELLAETLHEADGNEANVATGYHAIEFLLWGQDLNGSGPAPADRQGTPQERHAGNRPHTDFDPAQCTGGHCERRVQYLRAVTDLLVADLETMVANWKADGQARKAVEQDPKAGLVAMLTGLGSLSYGELAGERMKLGLMLHDPEEEHDCFSDNTHNSHFYNQIGIRNVYLGSYARINGKTVAGASVSDLVKARDPKLDAEMRAKLDATVAAMQAMRDRADKVETYDQMIASGNAEGNAVVQAAIDRLVDQTRSLERVIAVLELGEVALEGSDSLDKPEAVFQ; this is translated from the coding sequence ATGCGCAAGTTGCTCTACGGCGCGCTGCTGGCGGCCACCCTGGCCGCGGGCGTGGCCCAGGCGGCCGCCGAACCCAAGGCGGTGGTGCAGACCTATGCCGATATCGCGCTGGCTGGCTATGAAGACTCGCTGGCTTCGGCACAGGCCTTGCGCGCCGCAGTCGAAGCGTTGATCGAGCAGCCCAGCGCGCAGACGCTGCAGGCCGCGCGCGCGGCGTGGCTGGCGGCGCGCGTGCCGTATCAACAGACCGAGGCTTTCCGCTTCGGCAACCCGGTGGTCGACGACTGGGAAGGCAGCGTGAATGCCTGGCCGCTGGACGAAGGCCTGATCGATTACGTAGATGCCTCGTACGGCACCGAGAGCGATCAGAACGCGTTCTACGCCGTGAATGTGATCGCCAATTCCAAGATTTCCGTGGGCGGCAAGACCATCGACGCCACCACCATCACGCCCGAGCTGCTGGCCGAGACACTGCACGAGGCGGACGGCAACGAAGCCAACGTCGCCACCGGCTACCATGCCATCGAATTCCTGCTGTGGGGCCAGGACCTGAACGGCTCCGGCCCGGCTCCGGCCGACCGCCAGGGCACGCCCCAAGAGCGCCATGCCGGCAACCGTCCGCACACTGATTTCGACCCCGCCCAATGCACGGGAGGACATTGCGAACGCCGTGTGCAGTACCTGCGTGCGGTCACCGACCTGCTGGTTGCCGACCTGGAAACCATGGTGGCCAACTGGAAGGCGGATGGCCAGGCGCGCAAGGCGGTCGAGCAGGACCCCAAGGCTGGCCTGGTCGCCATGCTGACCGGCCTGGGCAGCCTGTCGTACGGCGAACTGGCGGGCGAGCGCATGAAGCTGGGCCTGATGCTGCACGACCCGGAAGAAGAGCACGATTGCTTCTCCGACAACACCCACAACTCGCATTTCTATAACCAGATCGGCATCCGCAACGTGTACCTGGGCAGCTACGCCCGCATAAACGGCAAGACCGTCGCGGGCGCCAGCGTGTCCGACCTGGTCAAGGCGCGCGATCCCAAGCTGGACGCCGAAATGCGCGCCAAGCTGGACGCCACCGTGGCTGCCATGCAGGCCATGCGCGACCGCGCCGACAAGGTTGAAACCTACGATCAGATGATTGCCAGCGGCAATGCCGAAGGCAATGCCGTGGTGCAGGCCGCCATCGATCGCCTGGTCGACCAGACCCGCAGCCTGGAGCGCGTGATTGCCGTGCTTGAGTTGGGCGAAGTGGCGCTGGAAGGTTCGGACAGCCTGGACAAGCCGGAAGCCGTATTCCAGTGA
- a CDS encoding antibiotic biosynthesis monooxygenase, which produces MNTSLPAPITMLVTRHISPDRYGDFLAWLRQGEILAAGFPGFLGSGVLQPPEGGDQYQIVLRFNDEANLARWENSLPRRMWLERGAGLVRASRVHRASGMDTWFGPPRSAPPRWKQAVSIWLAYFPMLLLFSTLFNEQLSAMPLFWRVLITTACMTPVLSFVCIPVVTRLLRGWLQPAVQG; this is translated from the coding sequence ATGAACACAAGTCTTCCCGCCCCGATCACCATGCTGGTGACGCGCCATATTTCCCCCGACCGCTACGGCGACTTCCTGGCGTGGCTGCGCCAGGGCGAGATACTGGCCGCGGGCTTTCCGGGATTTCTGGGGTCGGGAGTGCTGCAGCCGCCCGAAGGGGGCGACCAGTACCAGATCGTGCTTCGCTTTAACGACGAGGCCAACCTCGCGCGCTGGGAAAATTCGCTGCCGCGGCGCATGTGGCTAGAGCGCGGGGCGGGCCTGGTGCGCGCCAGCCGTGTGCATCGGGCCAGCGGTATGGATACCTGGTTCGGCCCGCCGCGCAGCGCGCCGCCGCGCTGGAAACAGGCGGTCAGCATCTGGCTGGCGTATTTCCCCATGCTGCTGCTGTTCAGCACGTTGTTCAACGAGCAATTGAGCGCCATGCCTTTGTTCTGGCGCGTGCTGATCACTACCGCCTGCATGACGCCAGTGCTGTCGTTCGTATGCATCCCGGTCGTCACCCGGCTGTTGCGAGGATGGCTGCAACCGGCCGTGCAAGGCTGA
- a CDS encoding cupin domain-containing protein, producing the protein MKTHLPLTLLGGLSPADFMRRYWQRKPLLIRQAIPGFKPPLNIAALKKLARRDDVESRLIWREDGAWQMEQGPFARLPKAGEPDWTLLVQSVDLHSDAASALLQQFRFIPDARLDDIMISVASDGGGVGPHFDSYDVFLLQAAGRRRWRYGRQQDLSLQPGLPLKILSHFTPEHDVVLEPGDMLYLPPQAAHDGIAVGDDCMTISIGFRAPTQAALARGLLEAAADQAMARIGLLGGPYGEPPLPGRRLDALYRDPDQPAVDTPAALPDALVQATLDTLAKVRFDDALAARFLGCWLTEPSNLAVFDAAPPDGIDLASDWPAGGMLELDRRTRMLYRGRQVFINGETAQAPASAALRALADDRRLACADPRCRRLGSAARECLADWLDAGWLHYRPS; encoded by the coding sequence ATGAAAACCCACCTGCCCCTGACGCTGCTGGGCGGGCTCAGCCCCGCGGACTTCATGCGCCGCTACTGGCAGCGCAAGCCCCTGCTGATCCGGCAGGCCATCCCCGGCTTCAAGCCGCCGCTGAACATCGCCGCGCTCAAGAAGCTGGCGCGCCGCGACGACGTCGAATCGCGCCTGATCTGGCGCGAAGACGGCGCCTGGCAAATGGAACAAGGCCCCTTTGCGCGCCTGCCCAAGGCCGGCGAACCCGACTGGACCTTGCTGGTGCAGAGCGTAGACTTGCACAGCGACGCCGCCTCGGCCCTGCTGCAGCAGTTCCGTTTCATCCCCGACGCCCGGCTCGATGACATCATGATCAGCGTGGCCTCCGATGGCGGCGGCGTGGGGCCGCACTTCGACAGCTACGACGTGTTCCTGCTGCAGGCGGCAGGCCGCCGCCGCTGGCGCTACGGACGCCAGCAAGACCTGTCGCTGCAGCCCGGCCTGCCCCTGAAGATACTCAGCCACTTCACGCCGGAGCACGATGTCGTGCTGGAACCCGGCGACATGCTGTACTTGCCGCCGCAAGCCGCGCACGACGGTATCGCGGTGGGCGACGATTGCATGACCATTTCCATCGGCTTTCGTGCCCCCACGCAGGCCGCCCTGGCGCGCGGGCTGCTCGAAGCCGCCGCCGACCAGGCCATGGCCCGCATCGGCCTGCTGGGCGGCCCCTATGGCGAGCCGCCGCTGCCCGGGCGACGCCTGGACGCGCTGTACCGCGACCCGGACCAACCCGCGGTCGACACGCCCGCTGCCCTGCCCGACGCGCTGGTGCAAGCCACGCTCGACACCCTGGCCAAGGTGCGCTTCGACGACGCGCTGGCGGCGCGCTTCCTGGGCTGCTGGCTCACCGAGCCCAGCAACCTGGCTGTTTTCGATGCCGCGCCGCCCGACGGCATCGACCTGGCGTCCGACTGGCCGGCCGGCGGCATGCTGGAGCTCGACCGGCGCACCCGCATGCTGTATCGCGGCCGGCAGGTGTTCATCAACGGCGAAACCGCCCAAGCGCCCGCCAGCGCGGCCCTGCGCGCGCTGGCCGACGACCGGCGCCTGGCCTGCGCCGATCCGCGCTGCCGGCGCCTGGGCAGCGCGGCGCGGGAATGCCTGGCCGACTGGCTGGATGCCGGCTGGCTGCACTATCGTCCCAGCTAA
- a CDS encoding PhoX family protein, whose amino-acid sequence MSYLTDKLRAPRREAEGEITVPGQMFDDIVAANPGRRTLLKNSVGLSLLSVFGATLAGCGSGSDNDDDDGPANGGGAAPSADYSVNFTPLADNLTPDTVLVPEGYVAEVLYSAGDKCMIGSLGYSGTPQSYPATENQAGGQHDGMHFYALDGVDPNKGGLLVLNHENVDRQTLDLSTDAVRTNLSNVGVSVIEIARGDDGKWSVNPNSSYNKRYTGNTVYNVSGPAAAVIGPTVVGTLNNCSSGNTPWGTYLTCEETTDNYWDPTQPEEGYGWVVEIDPHQPTSTAVKRTALGRFDHENTAYMLDKDNRVAFYMGDDGTPGCIYKFVPSRAYDPSNRANNANLLDEGTLYAARFNDDGSGNWVELTVGKNGLTAGAVDPGNYTQVAPGSLPAQQIIDFNSQADVLINTKAAARVAGATLMDRPEWITVGQDKTLYCTLTNNGGRRRTSAANPRTNNSHGHIVRWKERGDSPLATTFEWDLLLLAGYDEAQGKAENITGTINGDTFSSPDGIRVDTRGRLWVQTDSGATGADEFGHNAMYYIDQTTGESKRFLVGPVGCEITGIAYNEDLTTFFINIQHPNGAWNTVRAGGGDARSATVVVRREDGRPVGA is encoded by the coding sequence ATGTCCTACTTGACAGACAAGTTGCGTGCCCCGCGCCGTGAAGCAGAAGGAGAAATCACGGTGCCGGGCCAGATGTTCGACGACATCGTCGCCGCCAACCCCGGCCGGCGCACACTATTGAAGAACAGCGTGGGGCTGTCGCTGCTGTCTGTATTCGGCGCAACGCTGGCGGGCTGTGGCAGCGGCAGCGACAACGATGACGACGACGGCCCCGCCAATGGCGGCGGCGCCGCCCCCTCTGCCGATTACTCGGTAAATTTCACGCCCCTGGCCGACAATCTCACGCCCGACACCGTACTGGTTCCCGAAGGCTACGTTGCCGAAGTGCTGTATTCGGCCGGCGACAAGTGCATGATCGGCTCGCTGGGCTACAGCGGCACGCCCCAGTCGTACCCGGCCACCGAGAACCAGGCCGGCGGCCAGCATGACGGCATGCACTTCTACGCCCTGGACGGCGTGGACCCCAACAAGGGCGGCCTGCTGGTCCTGAACCACGAAAACGTCGACCGCCAAACGCTCGACCTGTCCACCGACGCGGTGCGCACCAATCTGTCGAACGTGGGCGTGTCGGTTATCGAGATCGCGCGTGGCGACGACGGCAAGTGGTCGGTCAACCCCAATTCGTCGTACAACAAACGCTACACCGGCAACACCGTCTACAACGTGAGCGGCCCGGCCGCGGCCGTCATCGGCCCCACCGTGGTCGGCACGCTGAATAACTGTTCCAGCGGCAACACGCCGTGGGGCACCTACCTGACCTGCGAAGAAACCACGGACAACTACTGGGACCCCACCCAGCCCGAAGAAGGCTATGGCTGGGTGGTCGAGATCGACCCGCACCAGCCGACCTCCACGGCCGTCAAGCGGACCGCGCTGGGCCGCTTCGATCACGAAAACACCGCCTACATGCTGGACAAGGACAACCGCGTCGCCTTCTACATGGGCGACGACGGCACGCCCGGCTGCATCTACAAGTTCGTTCCCTCGCGCGCTTATGATCCGTCGAATCGCGCCAATAACGCCAACCTGCTCGACGAAGGCACGCTGTACGCGGCGCGCTTCAATGACGATGGCTCGGGCAACTGGGTAGAGCTGACTGTAGGCAAGAACGGCCTGACCGCCGGCGCCGTGGACCCGGGCAACTACACCCAGGTCGCCCCCGGCTCGCTGCCGGCGCAGCAGATTATCGACTTCAACTCGCAGGCCGATGTGCTGATCAACACCAAGGCCGCCGCGCGCGTGGCCGGCGCCACCCTGATGGACCGCCCCGAGTGGATCACCGTGGGCCAGGACAAGACCCTGTACTGCACGCTGACCAATAATGGCGGTCGCCGACGCACCAGCGCGGCAAACCCGCGAACCAATAATTCGCACGGCCACATCGTGCGCTGGAAAGAGCGCGGCGACTCGCCGCTGGCCACCACCTTCGAATGGGATTTGCTGCTGTTGGCCGGCTATGACGAAGCGCAAGGCAAGGCCGAGAACATCACCGGCACCATCAACGGCGATACGTTCTCCAGCCCCGATGGCATCCGCGTCGACACGCGCGGCCGCTTGTGGGTGCAGACCGACTCGGGCGCTACCGGCGCCGATGAATTCGGCCACAACGCCATGTACTACATCGACCAGACGACCGGCGAGTCGAAGCGCTTCCTGGTGGGCCCGGTTGGCTGCGAGATCACGGGTATCGCCTACAACGAAGACCTGACCACGTTCTTCATCAACATCCAGCACCCGAACGGCGCATGGAACACCGTGCGCGCCGGTGGCGGAGACGCCCGCTCGGCCACGGTGGTGGTGCGCCGCGAAGACGGCAGGCCGGTCGGCGCCTGA
- the bamC gene encoding outer membrane protein assembly factor BamC has product MRMNQRHAAASALMALALLAGCSDVNELLGNGESVDYKSTRRGEPLSIPPDLTQASSDPRYRAPASGSTTYSQYQQQGQQQVASATQTTNVLPQREDMRVERDGDLRWLVVERPPEEVFPKVVDFWTDTGFTVSTNSPKAGLIETDWAENRAKIPESWLRQALGSILDTAWDSGEREKFRTRVERVNGHTEVYISHQQMIEKRTGPDDAQVAWEHGREDPGLNAAMLARLMVYLGTDVDSARKLVAQAEASPQAPKVQDVRANGAMLVVDESFDRAWRRVGVALDSGGFAVDDRDRSAGEYFVRYVDTDTGAKNEQPGFFSRLFSGDKKAQAAQYRIHLAQDGAQTQVTVLDSSGQRDNSATAQRLLSVLKDKMT; this is encoded by the coding sequence ATGCGTATGAATCAACGTCATGCCGCTGCGTCGGCATTGATGGCCCTGGCATTGTTGGCGGGCTGCAGCGATGTCAACGAGTTGCTGGGCAACGGCGAGTCGGTTGACTATAAAAGCACGCGGCGTGGCGAGCCGCTCAGCATTCCGCCCGACCTGACCCAGGCTTCCAGCGACCCGCGCTACCGCGCGCCGGCGTCTGGCAGCACCACTTATTCGCAGTACCAGCAGCAAGGGCAGCAGCAGGTGGCTTCGGCCACGCAAACCACCAATGTGCTGCCGCAGCGCGAAGACATGCGTGTCGAGCGCGACGGCGACCTGCGCTGGCTGGTGGTCGAACGCCCGCCCGAAGAAGTCTTTCCCAAGGTGGTCGACTTCTGGACCGATACCGGTTTTACCGTCAGCACCAACAGCCCCAAGGCTGGCCTGATCGAAACCGACTGGGCGGAAAACCGCGCCAAGATCCCCGAAAGCTGGCTGCGCCAGGCGCTGGGCTCCATCCTGGACACCGCCTGGGATAGCGGCGAACGCGAAAAATTCCGCACTCGCGTCGAACGCGTCAACGGTCACACCGAAGTCTACATCTCGCACCAGCAGATGATCGAAAAGCGCACCGGTCCCGACGACGCCCAAGTGGCGTGGGAGCACGGCCGCGAAGATCCGGGCCTGAACGCCGCCATGCTGGCGCGCCTGATGGTCTATCTGGGCACCGATGTCGACAGCGCCCGCAAGCTGGTGGCGCAGGCGGAAGCCTCGCCGCAGGCGCCCAAGGTGCAAGACGTGCGCGCCAATGGCGCGATGCTGGTGGTCGACGAGTCGTTCGATCGCGCCTGGCGCCGGGTGGGCGTGGCGCTCGACTCCGGCGGTTTCGCCGTCGACGACCGCGACCGCTCGGCTGGCGAGTACTTCGTGCGCTACGTCGACACCGACACTGGCGCCAAGAACGAACAGCCCGGCTTCTTCAGCCGCCTGTTCTCGGGCGACAAGAAAGCCCAGGCCGCGCAATACCGCATTCACCTGGCCCAGGACGGCGCCCAGACCCAGGTCACGGTGCTCGACAGTTCCGGCCAGCGCGACAACAGCGCCACGGCGCAGCGGCTGCTCAGCGTCCTGAAAGACAAAATGACCTGA
- the dapA gene encoding 4-hydroxy-tetrahydrodipicolinate synthase: protein MASPAETIQFQGSMVALVTPMQPDGSLDYAAYRSLIDWHIAEGTDALVVVGTTGESPTVSMDEHAELIRVAVKHAAGRIPVIAGVGANSTDEAIHLSRHAKAVGAQAGLSVVPYYNKPSQEGLYRHFRAVAEAVDLPTVLYNVPGRTVADMSNETVLRLAQVPGIIGIKDATGDIGRGALLIREAPAGFQVFSGDDPTATALILLGARGNISVTANVAPRLMHELCAAALAGDVPKARELNARLARLNKALFVEANPIPVKWALAQMGRTELGYRLPLVELGTQHHDTVRRALQETGLL from the coding sequence ATGGCATCCCCCGCCGAAACTATCCAATTCCAGGGCAGCATGGTGGCGCTGGTCACCCCCATGCAGCCCGACGGCAGCCTCGACTACGCTGCCTACCGTTCGCTGATCGACTGGCATATCGCCGAAGGCACCGACGCCCTGGTCGTGGTGGGCACGACCGGCGAATCGCCCACGGTTTCCATGGACGAGCACGCCGAGCTCATCCGCGTTGCGGTCAAGCATGCGGCCGGCCGCATCCCGGTCATTGCCGGGGTGGGCGCCAACTCCACCGACGAAGCCATCCACCTGTCGCGCCACGCCAAGGCCGTGGGCGCGCAAGCGGGCCTGTCGGTGGTGCCGTACTACAACAAGCCTTCCCAGGAAGGCCTGTACCGCCATTTCCGGGCCGTGGCCGAAGCAGTCGACCTGCCCACCGTGCTGTATAACGTGCCCGGCCGCACTGTGGCCGACATGTCCAACGAAACGGTGCTGCGCCTGGCGCAAGTGCCGGGCATCATCGGCATCAAAGACGCCACCGGCGATATCGGCCGTGGCGCGTTGCTGATCCGCGAGGCGCCGGCCGGCTTTCAGGTGTTCAGCGGCGACGACCCCACCGCCACCGCGCTCATTCTGCTGGGCGCGCGCGGCAATATTTCCGTTACGGCCAACGTGGCGCCGCGGCTCATGCACGAGCTCTGTGCCGCCGCGTTGGCGGGCGACGTACCCAAGGCGCGCGAACTTAACGCGCGCCTGGCGCGTCTAAACAAGGCCTTGTTCGTCGAGGCCAATCCCATTCCTGTGAAATGGGCGCTGGCTCAAATGGGCCGTACTGAGCTGGGTTACCGGCTGCCCCTGGTGGAACTGGGCACGCAACACCACGACACGGTACGCCGCGCGCTCCAGGAAACGGGCCTGCTCTAA
- a CDS encoding NADPH-dependent FMN reductase, with amino-acid sequence MSTYKIAVFVGSLRAASINLRLARALEKLLPENVKFEYASLGDVPLFNQDDEMSMPPAAAKLKALIASADGLLFVTPEHNRSIPAALKNAIDWGSRPWGQNSWPGKAGGIVGTSPSAAGTAMAQQHLRNILAAEGVNVLTTPEVFLQTTEGLIDDQYTITNEGTRKFLQGWLDRYVAWVAKHSG; translated from the coding sequence ATGAGCACCTACAAGATTGCGGTTTTTGTCGGCAGCCTGCGGGCCGCATCCATCAACCTGCGTTTGGCGCGTGCCCTGGAAAAACTGCTGCCCGAGAACGTCAAGTTCGAATACGCCAGCCTGGGGGACGTGCCCCTGTTCAACCAGGACGACGAAATGTCCATGCCGCCCGCGGCCGCGAAGCTCAAAGCGCTCATCGCCAGCGCCGACGGCCTGCTGTTCGTCACCCCGGAGCACAACCGTTCGATCCCCGCGGCACTGAAAAACGCCATCGACTGGGGCTCGCGCCCATGGGGCCAGAACTCCTGGCCCGGCAAGGCCGGCGGCATCGTGGGCACCTCGCCCAGCGCGGCCGGCACCGCCATGGCGCAGCAGCACCTGCGCAATATCCTGGCCGCGGAAGGCGTCAACGTGTTGACCACGCCGGAAGTCTTCCTGCAAACCACCGAAGGCTTGATAGACGACCAATACACCATCACCAACGAAGGCACCCGCAAATTCCTGCAAGGCTGGCTCGACCGTTACGTCGCCTGGGTGGCCAAGCACTCTGGCTGA
- the mutS gene encoding DNA mismatch repair protein MutS yields MMQQYLRLKAEAGPLLLFYRMGDFYEMFYEDAERAARLLGLTLTKRGASNGTPIPMAGVPVHAMEQYLARLVALGESVAICEQIGDPAAAKGPVERRIVRIVTPGTLTDEALLPAKADRALAAVFLGGKARNPRAGLAWLNLASGEFRVTECAPAQIESELHRVAPAELVCAESADPALAFEGARTRVPDWHFESDGARAHLLAHFKTDTLAGFDVDDMPAAICAAGALLRYAARTQSQTLAHVQGIAVDRPGQYVLMDPVTRRNLELTQTLSGEESPTLFSLLDGCRTPMGSRLLRRWLHHPLRDNAPALARQQAISALLAGRTDVAPAFGAAGLLETLRDALDAFPDVERISSRLALRSVRPRELASLRDALAALPALRELVAPLSASPRLAELAGHLQLDPALADLLRRAIAQEPAVAIRDGGVIATGFDAELDELRALAADGGDFLVQLEARERERTGIGNLRVEFNRVHGFYIEVTKGQTDKVPEDYRRRQTLKNAERYITPELKSWEDKVLSAQDRSLAREKWLYEQLLDTLAEHVRPLSDCAGALAELDTLAALAEHARRHDWTAPELTDQAELDIEAGRHPVVERAIERFTPNGCRLDATRRMLLITGPNMGGKSTYMRQVALIALLARTGSFVPAQRATIGKLDRIFTRIGAADDLAGGRSTFMMEMTEAAAILAASTPHSLVLMDEIGRGTSTYDGLALAWAIALRLVTHNRALTLFATHYFELTRLPAEQPTAANAHLAAAESAGGIVFLHEVRDGPASRSYGIQVAQRAGVPAAVIRHASRELERLEAQGAPTPQLGLFAAAIEADAQAGAASDQSGEAAALHALRDELAQIDPDSLTPREALDALYRLKACMP; encoded by the coding sequence ATGATGCAGCAATATTTACGCCTCAAGGCCGAGGCCGGCCCGTTGCTGCTGTTCTACCGCATGGGCGATTTCTATGAAATGTTCTACGAAGACGCGGAGCGCGCCGCGCGCCTGCTGGGCCTGACGCTGACCAAGCGCGGCGCGTCCAACGGCACGCCCATTCCCATGGCAGGCGTGCCCGTGCATGCCATGGAGCAATACCTGGCGCGCCTGGTGGCCCTGGGCGAATCGGTGGCCATCTGCGAACAGATCGGCGACCCCGCCGCCGCCAAGGGGCCTGTCGAACGGCGCATCGTGCGCATCGTCACGCCCGGCACCCTGACCGACGAAGCCCTGCTTCCGGCCAAGGCCGACCGCGCCCTGGCGGCCGTGTTCCTGGGCGGCAAGGCGCGCAACCCGCGCGCCGGCCTGGCGTGGCTGAACCTGGCCAGCGGCGAATTCCGCGTCACCGAATGCGCGCCGGCCCAGATCGAATCCGAACTGCACCGCGTCGCACCCGCCGAGCTGGTGTGCGCCGAAAGCGCCGATCCGGCGCTGGCCTTCGAGGGCGCGCGCACCCGCGTGCCCGACTGGCACTTCGAAAGCGACGGCGCGCGGGCGCACCTGCTCGCCCACTTCAAGACCGACACCCTGGCCGGCTTCGACGTCGACGACATGCCCGCGGCCATCTGCGCGGCCGGCGCGCTGCTGCGCTACGCCGCGCGCACTCAATCGCAGACGCTGGCGCATGTGCAGGGCATCGCGGTCGACCGGCCCGGCCAATACGTGCTGATGGACCCCGTCACGCGCCGCAACCTCGAGCTTACCCAGACCCTCAGCGGCGAAGAGTCTCCCACGCTGTTCTCGTTGCTGGACGGCTGCCGCACGCCCATGGGCAGCCGGCTGCTGCGGCGCTGGCTGCATCATCCGCTGCGCGACAACGCCCCCGCGCTGGCGCGCCAGCAGGCCATCTCGGCCCTGCTGGCCGGCCGCACGGATGTCGCCCCGGCGTTCGGCGCGGCCGGCCTGCTGGAAACTCTGCGCGACGCGCTGGATGCGTTTCCCGATGTCGAACGCATCTCGTCGCGGCTGGCGCTGCGCTCGGTACGGCCGCGCGAACTGGCCAGCCTGCGCGACGCCCTGGCAGCCCTGCCCGCGCTGCGCGAACTGGTGGCGCCGCTAAGCGCCTCGCCGCGCCTGGCTGAACTGGCCGGGCACCTGCAACTGGATCCCGCCCTGGCCGACCTGCTGCGCCGCGCCATCGCCCAGGAGCCGGCGGTGGCCATTCGCGACGGCGGCGTCATCGCCACGGGCTTCGATGCCGAGCTCGACGAGTTGCGCGCCCTGGCCGCCGACGGCGGCGATTTCCTGGTGCAGCTCGAAGCCCGCGAGCGCGAGCGCACCGGCATCGGCAACCTGCGAGTCGAATTCAACCGCGTGCATGGCTTCTACATCGAAGTCACCAAGGGCCAGACCGACAAGGTGCCCGAAGACTACCGCCGCCGCCAGACGCTCAAGAACGCCGAACGCTACATCACGCCCGAGCTCAAGTCATGGGAAGACAAGGTGCTGTCGGCGCAAGACCGCTCGCTGGCGCGCGAGAAATGGCTGTACGAGCAACTGCTCGACACGCTGGCCGAGCACGTGCGCCCGCTGTCCGATTGCGCGGGCGCGCTGGCCGAACTGGACACTCTGGCCGCCCTGGCCGAGCACGCGCGACGCCATGACTGGACCGCCCCCGAGCTTACCGACCAGGCCGAACTGGATATCGAGGCCGGCCGCCACCCGGTGGTGGAACGGGCCATCGAGCGCTTTACGCCCAACGGCTGCCGCCTGGACGCCACGCGCCGCATGCTGCTGATTACCGGCCCCAACATGGGCGGCAAATCCACCTACATGCGCCAGGTGGCGCTGATCGCCCTGCTCGCGCGCACCGGCAGCTTCGTGCCGGCGCAGCGCGCCACCATCGGCAAGCTCGACCGCATCTTCACCCGCATCGGCGCGGCCGACGACCTGGCGGGCGGGCGTTCGACCTTCATGATGGAAATGACCGAGGCGGCCGCCATCCTGGCGGCCAGCACGCCGCACAGCCTGGTGCTCATGGACGAGATCGGGCGCGGCACTTCCACCTACGACGGCCTGGCGCTGGCCTGGGCCATTGCATTGCGCCTGGTCACCCACAATCGCGCCCTGACCTTGTTCGCCACCCACTATTTCGAACTGACGCGCCTGCCGGCCGAGCAGCCCACGGCGGCCAACGCGCATCTGGCCGCCGCCGAATCGGCGGGCGGCATCGTGTTCCTGCACGAGGTGCGCGACGGCCCGGCCAGCCGCAGCTACGGCATCCAGGTGGCGCAGCGCGCCGGCGTGCCCGCCGCGGTCATCCGCCATGCCTCGCGCGAGCTCGAACGCCTGGAAGCGCAAGGCGCGCCCACCCCGCAACTGGGCCTGTTCGCCGCCGCCATCGAAGCCGATGCCCAGGCCGGCGCGGCCAGCGACCAGTCCGGCGAAGCCGCCGCCCTGCATGCCCTGCGCGATGAGCTTGCCCAGATCGATCCCGACAGCCTGACGCCGCGCGAAGCGCTGGACGCCCTGTACCGCCTGAAGGCCTGCATGCCATGA